A genomic region of Saccopteryx bilineata isolate mSacBil1 chromosome 1, mSacBil1_pri_phased_curated, whole genome shotgun sequence contains the following coding sequences:
- the LOC136320845 gene encoding olfactory receptor 5B3-like translates to MKNTTEVTEFILLGLTNDPELQVPLFVMFTFIYLITLVGNLGIIVLILLDSHLHTPMYFFLGNLSLVDLCYSSAVTPTVIAGFLHGDKVISYNACAAQMFFFVAFATVENYLLSSMAYDRYAAVCKPLHYTTTMTTGVCAHLAIGSYVCGFLNSSIHTGDTFSLSFCESNVVHHFFCDIPAVMILSCSDRHVSELVLVYVVSFNIFFALLVILISYIFIFITILKMHSSSGYQKALSTCASHLTAVSIFYGTLIFMYLQPSSSHSMDTDKMASVFYAMIIPMLNPLVYSLRNKEVKSALMKVVLGAKLSLGL, encoded by the coding sequence ATGAAGAACACTACAGAAGTGACTGAGTTCATCCTCCTTGGACTAACCAATGACCCAGAACTGCAGGTCCCCCTCTTTGTCATGTTCACTTTCATCTACCTCATCACGCTGGTTGGGAATTTGGGGATAATCGTGTTGATTCTCTTGGACTCTCATCTCCACACTCCCATGTACTTTTTCCTCGGTAACCTGTCTCTGGTGGATTTGTGTTACTCCTCAGCTGTCACCCCTACAGTCATAGCAGGATTCCTTCACGGAGACAAGGTCATCTCCTACAATGCCTGTGCTGCTCAGATGTTCTTTTTTGTAGCCTTTGCCACAGTGGAAAATTACCTGTTGTCTTCCATGGCCTATGACCGCTATGCAGCAGTGTGCAAACCCCTACATTACACCACTACCATGACGACAGGTGTGTGTGCACATCTGGCCATAGGCTCTTATGTCTGTGGTTTCCTGAATTCCTCCATCCACACTGGAGACACTTTCAGTCTCTCTTTCTGTGAGTCTAATGTGGTCCACCACTTTTTCTGTGATATTCCAGCAGTCATGATTCTTTCTTGCTCTGATAGACATGTTAGTGAGCTGGTTCTTGTTTATGTAGTGagcttcaatattttttttgctCTCCTGGTTATCTTGATATCCTACATTTTCATATTTATCACCATCCTAAAGATGCACTCATCTTCAGGGTATCAGAAGGCTCTGTCTACTTGTGCTTCCCACCTCACTGCTGTCTCCATCTTCTATGGGACTCTTATCTTCATGTACTTACAGCCCAGCTCCAGCCATTCTATGGACACAGACAAGATGGCCTCTGTGTTTTATGCTATGATCATCCCCATGCTGAACCCTCTGGTCTACAGCCTAAGGAACAAGGAGGTCAAGAGTGCACTCATGAAGGTTGTTTTAGGGGCAAAATTGTCTTTGGGATTATAA